The Aquisalimonas asiatica nucleotide sequence ACCGACTCCCGGCGCCTGGGGTAATCGGAGCACAGGCAGGTGTGGCAGTCCAGCAGCCGGCAGGCGATGTCGGTGGAGAAGATCTCGCCGGTATCCGCGTCTTCGAGCTTGTGTGCGCAGCAGCGCCCGCAGCCGTCGCACAGCGCCTCCCACTCGTCGGCGGTCATCTCCTCAAGACGTTTGTCTTCCCAGAACGGCGGCGTGTGCTGACTCATGGCGGACCTACGCGTTCAGGACCATGATGGAGCCATTCAGCGCCATCGCATAGGTGACCCACACCAGGTAGGGCAGCAGCAGCGCGCCGGCCACCGGGCGGATGCGCCAGAAGGCGATGACCGTTGCAGTCAATGCCGTCCACAGCAGCAGGATGTCGACGAATGCCGGCAGGATCGCCTGTTGACCGAAGAACAGCCAGGACCACAGGCCGTTCAGGCCGAGCTGCACCACGAACAACACCAGTGCGGCGCTGCTGCCACTGGCCGTGTGGCGGGCCTCCCAGACCATCCAGGCGGCAATGCCCATGACCGTGTAGAGCACGGTCCAGACCGGGGCGAACAGCCAGTCCGGCGGCGTCCACGCCGGCTTTTCCAGCTGCGCATACCAGACGCCAGGGTCGGTGACCGACGCGGCCAGGGTGGCAACCAGGAAGCACAGGGACAGCCAGGCGAGCAGGGCGATCAGGGACATGCGGTTCATGGGCGGGCGTCAGCCTCCCTCGTTGGTGTCGCTGTAGGCGTGGTCGTGTCGGGACGTTATAATCCCGCGTTACCCGCGGTTCCCTCAACACCGTGCCATTTGTTAACCCTTGGGCCGATCCATGAGCAAGCTTCCGGAAGCGGTGGCTCAGCGCCGCACGTTCGCGATCATCTCCCACCCGGACGCCGGTAAGACCACGGTGACGGAAAAGCTGTTGCTGTTCGGTGGTGCCATTCAGGTCGCCGGCACCGTCAAGGGCCGCAAGGCGGATGCCCACGCCACCTCCGACTGGATGCAGATGGAGCAGGAGCGTGGCATCTCGGTGACCTCGTCGGTCATGCAGTTCCCCTACAAGGGCAGCACCATCAACCTGCTCGACACCCCGGGTCACGCCGATTTCTCCGAGGACACCTACCGTGTGCTCACCGCGGTGGACTCCGCGCTCATGGTGATCGACGCCGCCAAGGGCGTCGAGGAGCGCACCATCAAGCTGATGGACGTGTGTCGTCTGCGCGATACGCCGATCATGACGTTCGTCAACAAGCTCGATCGCGAGGGCCGCGACCCCATGGAGCTGCTGGATGAGGTCGAGGACGTGCTCAGGATCCGCTGCGCGCCGGTCACCTGGCCCATCGGCATGGGCAAGGGGTTCCGGGGAGTCTACCACCTCTACAACGAGTCCATTCACCTCTTCAGTCCCACCCACGGCGGACGCATTCAGGAGGGCGAGGTGATCCAGGGGCTGGACAACCCGCGCCTGGACGAGCTCTTTGGTGGCGAGGCGGAGGCGCTGCGCGAGGAGATCGACCTGATCCGCGGCGCCAGCAACGACTTCGACAAGGCCGCCTTCCTGCGCGGTGAGCTGACCCCGGTATTCTTCGGATCGGCCATCAACAACTTCGGCATCCGTGAGTTCCTGGACGACTTCGTCAGCTATGCGCCCGAGCCGCAACCGCGGGAGGCCCGGGAGCGGACAGTGACCCCGGACGAGGACAAACTGACCGGTTTCGTGTTCAAGATCCAGGCGAACATGGACCCGAACCACCGCGACCGCGTGGCCTTCATGCGGGTGTGCTCAGGGCGCTTTCAGGCCGGCATGAAGCTGCGCCACGTGCGCATCGGCAAGGACATCAAGGTGCCCTCCGCCATCACGTTCATGGCGGGTGAGCGGGAACAGGCGCAGGATGCCCTGCCGGGTGACATCATCGGTCTGCACAACCACGGCACCATCCAGATCGGCGATACCTTCACCCAGGGGGAAGCGCTCAAGTTCACGGGCATTCCGAACTTCGCCCCGGAGCTGTTCCGGCGTGTCGTGCTCAAGGACCCCATGCGCATGAAGGCCCTGCAGAAAGGGGTCGAACAGCTCTGCGAAGAGGGAGCTTCGCAGCTGTTCCGGCCGTTGAATACCAATGAACTGATCGTCGGCGCCGTGGGGGTGCTGCAGTTCGACGTGGTGGCGCATCGGCTCAAGGCGGAGTATGGCGTGGATGCCGTATTCGAGCCGGTCAACGTCAACACCGCACGCTGGGTGCGGTGCGAGGATCCGAAGATGCTGGAGGAGTTCCGCCGCAAGGCCGCCGACAACCTGGCGGAGGACGTGGCCGGGAACCTCACCTACCTGGCGCCCACCCGCGTGAACCTGGACCTCACCCGGGAGCGTTGGCCGGACATCGCCTTCGACGCGACCCGCGAGCACTGACCCCCACCCGGGCCGCCGGAGGGGTCAGGAGGAGATCAGCTGCTCGAAGATCCGGAACCCGGCGATATAGGTGCCTGCCGCCGAGCCGAACGTGGCCAGCAGAAACACCAGCAGCGTGCGCGACACGCGGTTGCGCCACCACCCCTTGAGCGCCGCGACGTCGCGGCGCAGGGTGGCGAAATCACCCACGGTCGGCTTGCGTAGCGTCATCTCGATGCCGGCGGCCACGAAGCCCGCGCCGATGGTCGGGTTCAGCGATGTCAGCGGAGCCGCGAAGAACGTCCCGAGAATGGTCAGCGGATGGGCCCAGGCGATCGCCGTCGCCGCCGCCGAGAGCACGCCGTTGATCAGAAACCACTCGCCCACCAGCTGCGCGCCGAGTTGCGGATTGCGGCTGAAGCCGATGGCAAACCCGGAGAGAATCAGCGCGACCACGACCCAGGGGATGGCTTTCGGCCAGCGGGTCTTGCGCGGCACCGTGTCCAGCGCGTCCCGCTCCCGCGCTGGCTCCGCGGGCGCAGGTGCTTCCAGGTGATTGGCAAGCCCCTTCAGGTGGCCGGCGCCGATGACCACCAGCACGTTGCGATACTGCCCGTTCTGGTTCTCTTCCCGCAGCCGCAGCGCCATGTAGCTGTCGCGTTCCGCGATCAGGGGGCGGTAGAGCCTTTCCGAGCGCTCGGCGAACTCCGCGAACGTTGATTCCAGCACGTCGCCTTCCTTGAGGCGCTCGATCTCCTCGGCGCTGATATCCTGTCGGGAGACCAGGCTGGCCATGAGGCCCGAAATGAGGCCGAAACGTTGCCACCACGGGACGCTGTGATAGACGCGACGCAGGGTTGTACCGATGTCCCGGTCCACCAGCATGACGGGAATGCCCGCTGCCTTCGCCTCCGTGATGGCGGCGCGCATCTCGGCGCCGGGCTGGATGCCGGACTGCTCGGCAATGCGCTGCTGGTAGGCGCCCAGGGCAAGACTGGCCGCAACCATGCCGGCTTTGCCTTCGCGAATGACCTGGAACAGGTCCATCTGCGCCATGCTGTCCGGGTTGGTCAGGCTCTGGTAGCGGGTCTGGCACAGTTCGATGGCCACGGCGTCGAAATCGCCGGAACGGATCAGCTCGGCGACTTCATCGGCGCTGGCCTGGGAGACGTGGGCCGTTCCCAGAAGCGTGTACTGGCTGTCCCCGGCGGTGACCTCCCGGCGCGGTCCGCCGGTTTCGGTTGCTGCGGTCATGGTGGCCCCTTGTAGCGTGGAGCGGTGATTATCCACGAAGGGTGCATCGGGACCAAGGGAGTCGCCATTGTGCGACAGGGGCAGCCTGGCACGGTACCCTGCCGTAGGACCAACACCGGGAGACGGGCATGCTCGAACGCCTCCGCCGCTGGCGGCGGGACCGCATCCTGCAGCACGCCGGCATCGAGCCGGCGCTGTGGACGCACCTCATGGACACGTTGCCCGTTTTTGCAGGGCTGGATCGTGGTGAGCGGGAGCGCCTGCGGCAGCTGGCATCGCTGTTTCTCCACGATAAGGATGTGCTGCCCCTGAACGGGCTGGAGCTGGATCCGTCCATGCGCGCCGGGCTGGCGGCCCTGGCCTGCCTGCCGGTGCTCAATATCGGCCTGGAGGTGTACCGCGGCTGGCGGACCGTTCTGGTGTATCCCTCCGGCTTCATTGCCCGGCACAGCTATACCGACGAGCATGGGCTCGCGCACGAGGAGACCAGCCCGCTCGCCGGGGAGGCGTGGGAAGGCGGCCCCGTGGTGCTGTCCTGGGATGACGTGGAGTGCTCCCTGGAGCTGGACGGCTACAACGTCGTGCTCCACGAGTTCTGCCACAAGCTGGACATGAGCAATGGCGACGCCAATGGCATGCCGCCCCTGCCGACCGGCATGTCCCCGCAGGAGTGGGCGGCGGCCTTCACCGATGCCTACGAGGCACTGTGCGCAGCGGTGGATGGCGGGCAGGAGACCGTGCTCGACCCCTACGCCGCCGAGGCCCCTGGCGAGTTCTTTGCCGTGGCCTGTGAGTCCTTCTTCGAGCGCCCGGACGTGCTGCGGGAGGCGATGCCCGCGGTCTACTCCCTGCTGAGCCGCTATTTCCGGCAGGACCCCTGCGCGCGGTTACCCGGCGGGCCCTGATGCCGGGCGGCGTATCCGGGGCGGCGTGTCAGCTGTCGTCCGCGTCGTCGCCGTTATCGTCATTGTCGTCGTCGGCGGCGGCATCCTCCACGGAGTCGTCGCTGCAGGCCGGATCACGGGTGTATTTCGGCCCGGAGTCCACCAGCACGTGGTCTTCCATGAAGCTGCGGCCGATGAGCATCTCGTAGCTCAGCCCGTCACGGTCGGCGAGGTTCACCTCCACCTCCCGCTGGATGTCGCCCAGGCAGACGTTCATCATGACCACATAGCGTTCGCTGGTGCCGGACGCGCTGCGGATGCGGGCCATGCGCTCAACGGGCCGTTCGATGGTATGTTCTTCGTCATCGGCGCTGGTGATGGTGAAGCGGACCCACTCCTCGCCGTCTTTATCGAATGATTCCGGGTCCGGGGCATTGATGGACGAGTTGTCCGCACCGGTGTCGAGCTTGGCTTCGACGGTCACGTCGCCTTCCAGCAGCTTGACCCGCTCGATCCAGCCGAAAATGCTCTTGGCATGGGCCGAGGACACGGCCACAGTGAACAGGGACAACGCGAGCAATGCGTAACGTAGCGAAGGGAATTGCAGCATGAAAGACACTCCAGAAGGGCAACCTGAACGTCGCGTGCGAAAGTCTTGCAAGACCGGGCGTTCAGGTCAATGTGTCGTCGCCCTGGCGGCAGTGCTCGCGCTCCAGGGCTGCTTCTCCTCGCAGAGCGACCGGGAGCCGGCGTCGGTGGAGGTGCTTGGGCAGGGGAACCGGTGCGGTGATCTGGATACCGGCGCGCGCTGGATCGAGCCCGATGCGCTGGAGCGTCTGGACGTCGAGCGTTCGTCCGATCGTGCGCTGCTGCTGATCAGCCAGGGGGAGCGGCCCACGGGGGGGTATGGTGTCAATCTCGATGCGACCTCCGTCGACGGTGACACCATCATCGTGCATCTGCGCCTGCAGGCCCCCGGCGATGACGAGCTGGTGACCCAGGCGCTGACCCGCCCGTGCCTGGTGCTTGGCATACCGCGTGATGCCGCTGCCGTGGAGCTGCGCCAGCGCGAGGGGGGTGTGCTCGCCTCGCTGGAGGTACCGGAGCGGGACCAGTAGTCAATCGGTCGGCCGCCGTTCGGCCGCGCGCAACCGCCCATGGCGGCGCGCCCAGATCGTAGCCAAGGAGGTGCCCTTGCATTCCATGACCCTGAAGCCGTTACTGACCCTCTCCCTGCTGGCGTTGCCGGCCTCCCACCTGGGCGCCGAGCTGGTGCAGGGCGAGCCCGCAGCGCCGCGCCAGCCGGTGCTGGACAGCCAGGAGCTGGGTGATGACGCGGCCGTGCGCACCCGCGCTGACGATGCTACCGCATTGACCCTGACCCTGTACCAGGGCGGTGTCGCCCAGGTCGGCGAGCGCCGGGAGTTCGGAATGCAGCGTGGCCGGGCCGTGATCGACTGGCACGACGTCCCGGCCGCCATGCAGCCGCAGACCCTGCAGGTGACCGGCGAGGGTGATGTCGACGTCCACGAGGTGCGCCTGCGGGACCGTGTACTCTCCCGGGACGCCCTGCTGGACGCGTCGGTCGGCGAGGAGGTGCGGCTGGTTCATAGGGATGGCGAGTCGCAGCGCGGGCGCCTGCTGGCGGTCTCCGGCGGCACGCCGGTGGTGGAACTTGACGACGGCATCGAGTTGCTTGACCAGGGCAATCCCTGGCGAATCGCCCCGGACGCCCTGCCGGAGGGCCTGGCCGACGCGCCGGTGCTGCAGCTCGACCTGTCGTCGGACATGCCCGGGCGACAGTGGCTGGATCTTGGCTACCTCGTCGACGGTCTTGCCTGGCGCCTGGACTACGTCATGACCATTGCGCCCGAGGCGGACACCATGGCCCTTCACGCCTGGGCGACGCTGCGCAACGATACCGACGTGGACTTCCGGGACGCGGATGTCCACCTGGTGGCGGGCGCCTCCGACGCGCAGCGGCCCCGGCTCGAGACGCTGGCGACGCGTACGGCCGGTGATGCCATTGGTGACGCGTCGGAAGCGGTTGCGGACCAGCAGCGCTTCCGGCTGGAAGGACCGATCACCCTGGAGGCCGGCGACCGGCGTCAGCTGCGGTTCCTGCAGGTCGACAGCGTGCCGGTTGAACGCGAGTACCGTGTGCGCAGCCACGTCCCGCTCGGCTCCCAGGGTCGCGCGCAGCGTCGGCCGGTCGCCATTCACATGGCGTTCGAGAACCGGGAGCCGGAGCTGGGACGGCCGCTGCCCGCCGGCAGTGTGCGCGTCTACCAGCGCGACGATACGGGCAGCGCCGTCTATGCCGGTGACGAGACCCTGGATCCGACGCCGGTGGGTGAGCAGGTGGAGCTGCGGCCCGGTACCGCCTTCGATCTTACCGCCGAACGCCGCCAGACCGACTACCGGCGCCTGGACGAGCGTACGGAGGAGCAGGCCTGGCGCATCACCCTGCGCAACGCCGGCGAAAGCGAGCGGCGCATTGTCGTGGAGGAGACGCTGCCGGGCGAGTGGACCATGCTCGAGGAGTCCGCGGAGCATCGCCGCCCGGATGCCGGTCAGGCCCGCTGGGAGGTGGACGTGCCGGCGGAGGACAAGGTCGAACTGGAGTACCGGGTCGAGATTCGGCGCTGACCGCGAGGGGCGCGTCAGCCGTTGGCGGAGAGCAGCACCATGGACGCCTGGTCATCCCAGCTGGCGATGAGGCTCCGTGTCTCCGGGCCCACCAGCGGAATGCTGAAGAGAAAGCCCTGCATGTAGTGGCATTGCATGCTGCGCAATGAGCGGAGCTGTTCCCCGGTTTCCACGCCCTCGGCCACCACCTGCAGCCCCAGCCCCTGGGCCATGGCGATGATGGTGTTCACCAGCGTGGCCTCGTCGGTGGTCTGGTAGAGGCCCTGGGTGAACGACTGATCGATCTTCAATGTATGGATGGGCAGCCGCTGCAGGTAGCTCAGGGATGAGTAGCCGGTGCCGAAATCGTCGATGGCGAAGGTGACCCCGCGTCCGCTCAGTTCCCGCAGCTTCTCGATGACGGCGTCGAGGTTGCGCATGAGCACATGCTCGGTGATCTCCAGCTCCAGTCGCTCCGGCGGGAACTGGGTCTCCAGGAGCACGTCCAGAATGCCATCGACGAAGTCCGGCTGCTCCACGTGCAGACTGGAGAGGTTGACCGCCAGGCGCAGCTCGCTCTCCGGGCCCTGCCAGGACAGCACCTCAAGGCACGCCTCCCGCAGCAGCCACAGGCTGATCGGGACGATCAGCCCCGTCTGCTCCGCCACCGGGATGAAATCCATGGGCGGAATCAGTCCCCGGTCCGGGTGCTGCCAGCGCAGCAGTGCCTCGACGCCCAGAATGCGCCCGGAGCTCACATCCACCTGCGGCTGATAGAGCACCTGCAGTTCCCGGTTACCCAGGGCGCGCCGCAACCCCGTCTCCATGGTCAGGTAGTGATCGGCCTTGTTACCCATGTTCGGGTCGTAGAAGGCGTAGCGCATGGCCTCCTGGCCCTTGGCGTGGTACATGGCCGCGTCCGCGTGCTTGATCAGGCCTTCCATGGTCTCGCCGTGTTCCGGGTAGACGGCGATGCCGATACTGACGCCGAGATAGATCTCCTGGTCGTCCAGCTCGAACGGCGTCTCCAGGGCGGCAAAGCACTTCTCCGCCACGGTGGCCGCCGAACTGCTGCGCTCGAGGGTCGGCAGCAGTACCGTGAACTCGTCGCCACCCATGCGCGCCAGGGTATCGCCCTCGCGCAGGCAGCCACGCAGGCGCCGGGCGACCCGCTCCAGCAGGCGGTCACCGAACGAATGACCAAGACTGTCGTTGACCATTTTGAACCGGTCCAGGTCCAGGAACAGCACCGCCAGCTGATCGCCCGACCGCCGTGCCTGGGACAGCCCCTGGCGGAGCCGGTCCTTGAACAGTGCCCGGTTGGGCAACCCGGTCAGCATGTCGTGGTAGGCCTGGTGCCGGATGATGGCCTCCGCGTGCTTGCGTTCGGTGACATCCCTGGCGACGCCGTAGGTGCCGAGAAACTGCCCGGCAGGGCCGTTGTCACCGTCCCCGTACATGCCCATGGCCGTGAGGTCCACGTGGGCCGGGTCACCGCCGTTGGCCCGTTGCAGGCGCAGCTCCAGGCCGCGGGTGGCCCGTTCACCGGTACGTCGCTCGTTGAAGGAACAGCGGGCCAGCGCGCGATCCTCTGCCACCACGAGCTGGCTGAAGTGACGCCCCAGCAGCATCTCCGGCTGGTAGCCGAGGAGTCGCTGGGCGGTGTCGTTGATGAAGGTGAATCGCCCCTGATCATCGAGGACGTAGATGAGGTCCGGGGAGCTGTCGACGATGAAGGCGTAGAGCTGTTCCGAGCGCCGCAGCCGGTTGCTGATGGCACGGTTCTGCTGACTCAGACGGCGCCGCTCCAGGGTGTTCTGCACCGTGAGCAGCAGCTCGTCGGGGCTGCAGGGTTTGCGCAGGAAGTCCGATACGCCGTTGCGCAATGCCTGCACCGGCGCCGAACCGGAGGTATCGCCCGTGAGGACCACCACGTCCACGTCGGACTGATGCTCGCGTTGCTCCCGGATCAGCGCGAAGCCGTCCCCCTCGGGGAAGACCGGGTCCAGCAGCACCACACCGTAGTGACCCTGCTGCAGACGGGTGCGCGCCTCCGCGAGTGTGGCCGCGGTGTCCAGGGGCAGGGAGCGGGATGCGGCCAGGGCCTCAAGACTGGCGAGCATGCGTGGATGGGAATCCACGGCCAGAATCCGTTCCGTCGTTCGTTGCATCGCCATCGAATGACTCCTGGCGGCCGCCCCGCGGCGCGCAGCTCCCTCCCCAGGCCCGCACCGGCCGGGAGGGTGGTTATTCTTGATTGTTCAGCCTGCCACGGACCCGCGTGAGGTCGTCTCCGGGGCTGCATCCGCTGTCGGTATCAGCAACTGAATGCGTGTCCCCTCCCCGGGGCGCGAGCGGCAGGTCATGATCCCGCCGGCGTCACGCATGAGCGATCCGGCCACGTTCAGTCGTTCCGCTTCCGGCGAGCCCGTGGTCTGGCGCGGCCCGGACTCCAGCTGCTGGCGCAGGGATTCGGGAAAGCCCGGTCCAGTATCCTCCAGCAGTACCTCAATGTAGCGCTCTCCGGCCATATGTACAAAACCGGACGATCGGATACTGATGGTGTCACTGCCGCGCAGGTGCTCGCCCATTGTGCGCAGCAGGTTCAGCAGGACCTGGCGCAGTACCCCGGGCACGGGCATCACCGGTTCATCCAGGCTGCGGTCCAGGCTGACTTCCGGGCGGATGGTATCGGGGATGGCGCCCGCCCGTTCGGCGAGCCGCATGACCGCGCGGATGAGGTCATTGATTCCCTGCGGCCGGGTACCACCCCGCTCCGGTGTGTCGGCCCCGCGAAGAAGCGCGGCGAGCCGGCCCGCTTCCTCGCTCAGCGAGAGGACGCTGGCGTGGGCTGGGTGGTCCGGCTCGAGCTGCGTTTCCAGCACTGACAGGTAATTCTGCATGATCGACAGCGGATCCGCTGCCGCCTGAACCAGCGCTTCCCGGTGCAGGGTGGCGTTCGCCGCCTCGTCGTCGTGGCGCTCCTGCCGCTGGCGGTTGCGCTGCTCCTCGACCAGCAGTGCGCGACCGGCCTCGCTGGCGAACGCAAGAAACAGCGGTGACTCATCAAGCAGCGCGGAGATCTGGTCGTAGCGGATACCCAGCACCAGGATACCGATGGCTTCGCCGGCGGGCCGCATGGGCAGGCAGAGCACGCCATCCGAGGGCATCTGGCTGCATAGCTGGCGATCCGCAATGGTGAGCGCGTCCCGCGCCTCGGGATCCAGCGTATGAATCGGGTGGTTGTCCACCAGGCTGCGGGCGAGAAAACTGCGATCCCGGTCCAGGGGCAGCTCCAGCTCCTCCAGCCGCTGGTCTGCGCCACGGGGTACGCGGACCTGCAATGTCTCGCCGTTGCGGCCCCGTTGCAGGCAGACCAGGTGGTTGATGCCGAACAACAGGGCGACGTAGCGGGCAATGCCGTTGACCGGGTTGGGGCCGTACAGGTGGCGACGGGCATCGCCGATCAGGGCGGTCTGGCGAAGCTCCTGGCCGATGGCGCTGTCGCGCCCGGTGGCCGCGGCCAGTGGTGGATCGTCCCCCGGCCCGTTGTCCAGGGCGGACGACAGGCGGTCGCGCTCGGCGGCCGCATTGGCCATGACACACAGGCAGGCCGACGGGCCAAGGTCGAAGAGGTGGCCGGCGGCGTGACGCACGGTGGCATCGGGCTCGTGGCCGCAGGTCGCCATGGGCCGCGCCACGGCCGTGGTGCGTACCAGCCCGTGGGTGTCGGCCAGGGTCTCCGGGGCCTCCTGCTGATAGCGCACGGCGTCCACCAGCAGCGCCGGAAGGCCCCAGCGCTCCAGCAGTTCGGCGCCCAGTTCCACGTGGTCGATGCCGAAATGCTCGCGCTCCAGGGCGGGCAGGTGATGGTTGCCCTGCGATGCGGTCTGGAGCACCTCCGGATAATCATCGGGGAGCTGATACACCAGCACCAGCTGGCCGATGTTGTGGAGCAGACCGGCGAGATAGGCCTCCGCAGGCCGGGCGCTGCGCGTGTACTCGGCCAGCTGCCTGGCCACCGTTGCGCAGGCCAGGGCCTGCTCCCATACCCTCGGTAGCCACCGGTGCTGGCGTCCTGCGACCGCACCGAAGAACTGCTGCACCGTTGCCGCCAGGGCGAGGCTCTGCACCGTGTCCATTCCGAGGGCGTGAACCGCCGTGTCCAGCGATGTGGGGCGCAGGCGCCGGGCGAAGACCGGCGCCGAGGCGGCCGCCAGCAGGCGGGCGCTGAGTACGCTGTCGCGACCGATGGTCCTGCACGCGTCGGCAGGCACTGCGTCGTCGTCCCCGCAGAGCCGGAGCAACGGCAGCAGCAGGTCGGGAGGGCTGGGCAGTTCATTGAGCCGGGCGCGCCGCAGCGCGTCGGCTGACCCATTCGTCATGAGTGGTACTGTTGGACAATCGTCCAGTGTCGTCAAGTCCCCGTTCGTACGGAAAGTCTCGAGACGATGGCCGCACTCACCTCCTCGGGCGAGAGGCCGTTGCAATCGATCCGCAGGGTCGCGTGGCGCTGGTAGAGTGGCAGGCGTTCCGTGGCCAGGTCCGCCAGGCCCTGGTCCGGGCGCATGGCGAGGCCCCGTTGATCACCGCTGCCCACGCGCGTTTTCAGGGTCTCCAGCGGCACATCCAGCCAGATGATCGGGCCCAGCTGCTCCAGGGCCTTCATGGCCGTCTCGCTGTAGACCATGGACCCCCCGGTGGCGATGACGGTATCGCGACAGTCGAGCCGGAGCGCCTCGTCGGCCTCGGCGCACAGCACGCCCTCGGGACCCTCCGCGTCGACGATGGCCTGCAGGCTGACCCCCCGCCGCTGTTCCACCAGTGCATCCGTGTCGACGAATGCCATGTCCAGGGCATTCGCCAGCACACGGCCGACGGTGCTTTTGCCGCTGCCGGGCATGCCGATGAGAATCAGGTTGTGGGTGTCCATAAGGGAGAACCCGTTGGCCGTATTCG carries:
- a CDS encoding shikimate kinase, with product MDTHNLILIGMPGSGKSTVGRVLANALDMAFVDTDALVEQRRGVSLQAIVDAEGPEGVLCAEADEALRLDCRDTVIATGGSMVYSETAMKALEQLGPIIWLDVPLETLKTRVGSGDQRGLAMRPDQGLADLATERLPLYQRHATLRIDCNGLSPEEVSAAIVSRLSVRTGT
- a CDS encoding HDOD domain-containing protein yields the protein MTNGSADALRRARLNELPSPPDLLLPLLRLCGDDDAVPADACRTIGRDSVLSARLLAAASAPVFARRLRPTSLDTAVHALGMDTVQSLALAATVQQFFGAVAGRQHRWLPRVWEQALACATVARQLAEYTRSARPAEAYLAGLLHNIGQLVLVYQLPDDYPEVLQTASQGNHHLPALEREHFGIDHVELGAELLERWGLPALLVDAVRYQQEAPETLADTHGLVRTTAVARPMATCGHEPDATVRHAAGHLFDLGPSACLCVMANAAAERDRLSSALDNGPGDDPPLAAATGRDSAIGQELRQTALIGDARRHLYGPNPVNGIARYVALLFGINHLVCLQRGRNGETLQVRVPRGADQRLEELELPLDRDRSFLARSLVDNHPIHTLDPEARDALTIADRQLCSQMPSDGVLCLPMRPAGEAIGILVLGIRYDQISALLDESPLFLAFASEAGRALLVEEQRNRQRQERHDDEAANATLHREALVQAAADPLSIMQNYLSVLETQLEPDHPAHASVLSLSEEAGRLAALLRGADTPERGGTRPQGINDLIRAVMRLAERAGAIPDTIRPEVSLDRSLDEPVMPVPGVLRQVLLNLLRTMGEHLRGSDTISIRSSGFVHMAGERYIEVLLEDTGPGFPESLRQQLESGPRQTTGSPEAERLNVAGSLMRDAGGIMTCRSRPGEGTRIQLLIPTADAAPETTSRGSVAG